One Roseomonas gilardii subsp. gilardii genomic region harbors:
- a CDS encoding transcriptional regulator, whose product MKAFLDFEASSLEKGGFPVEVGWVLEDGTEEAHLIRPAPDWTVWSAEAEAIHHLSRSRLEAEGEVPDAVAARMMEALSGHEILASAPSWDGQWLSRLLRAGGLPRHALRLGDTDAAEEAEAERILREAGLPVAERATQVRRIVEEARQADEALGPAEHRALADARRSRRLFEAVRQGARAMAEQHQAARTAQG is encoded by the coding sequence ATGAAGGCGTTCCTGGATTTCGAGGCATCCTCGCTGGAGAAGGGCGGCTTTCCGGTCGAGGTCGGCTGGGTCCTGGAGGATGGCACGGAGGAGGCGCACCTGATCCGCCCCGCCCCGGACTGGACGGTCTGGTCGGCGGAAGCCGAGGCGATCCACCACCTGTCGCGTTCCCGGCTGGAGGCGGAGGGGGAAGTGCCCGACGCCGTCGCGGCGCGGATGATGGAGGCGCTGTCGGGTCACGAGATCCTGGCCAGCGCTCCGTCCTGGGACGGGCAATGGCTCAGCCGACTGCTGCGCGCGGGCGGGCTGCCGCGCCACGCCCTGCGACTGGGCGACACGGACGCCGCCGAGGAGGCGGAGGCCGAACGCATCCTTCGTGAGGCGGGCCTCCCGGTGGCGGAGCGCGCCACGCAGGTCCGGCGGATCGTGGAGGAGGCGCGGCAGGCGGATGAAGCGCTCGGCCCGGCGGAACACCGCGCTTTGGCCGATGCCCGGCGGTCCCGGCGCCTCTTCGAGGCCGTGCGCCAGGGTGCACGGGCCATGGCGGAACAGCACCAGGCCGCCAGGACAGCCCAAGGGTGA